From the genome of Impatiens glandulifera chromosome 9, dImpGla2.1, whole genome shotgun sequence, one region includes:
- the LOC124916124 gene encoding chaperone protein dnaJ 11, chloroplastic-like produces MVSTSSSSFLGSSSSSSTAHLRISVKKLSPPPRPSSVRFRSSSYESTCLSHPKLASNRTSFYEVLRIPVGATGTEIKAAYRKLARIFHPDVVSDVDRRDSCANEFIKIHNAYSILSDPDKRADYDNRNIHVFPNSNIINPSIIRSYNSPPPPVRSSYSGYNPRRNWDKDQCW; encoded by the coding sequence ATGGTATCCACTTCGTCTTCTTCATTCCttggatcatcatcatcttcttcaactgcTCACTTACGGATCTCCGTGAAGAAACTATCTCCTCCTCCTCGGCCTTCATCCGTCAGATTCCGGTCGTCGTCATACGAGTCGACTTGCCTTAGCCATCCGAAATTGGCATCGAATCGCACATCGTTCTACGAGGTTTTAAGGATCCCTGTCGGCGCCACAGGTACGGAGATCAAGGCGGCGTATAGGAAACTGGCGAGGATCTTTCATCCTGACGTTGTTTCGGATGTTGATCGGAGGGATTCATGTGCCAATGAGTTTATTAAGATTCATAACGCTTACTCGATTCTGTCGGATCCAGATAAAAGAGCTGATTATGACAACAGGAATATTCATGTTTTCCCTAACtctaatataattaatccaTCTATAATTAGGTCTTACaattctcctcctcctccggtGAGATCGAGTTATTCTGGATATAATCCACGGCGTAATTGGGATAAGGATCAGTGCTGGTGA
- the LOC124913842 gene encoding gibberellin-regulated protein 11-like, whose amino-acid sequence MASSSSAYVFMNIIIYVFLYLVLIHDHQSQANIIMQIEDLGESASSPVFAPPTSSSMDIDCGSACGVRCQMSSRPNLCRRICGTCCARCNCVPPGTSGNYEFCPCYFNMTTHGGARKCP is encoded by the exons ATGGCTTCATCATCATCAGCTTATGTATTCATGAATATTATCATATATGTGTTTCTCTATCTTGTGCTTATCCATGATCATCAAAGCCAAGCCAATATAATAATGcag attgaagattTGGGAGAATCTGCTAGTAGCCCTGTTTTTGCTCCTCCAACTTCTTCATCCATGGAcatag ATTGCGGATCGGCTTGTGGTGTGAGATGTCAAATGTCATCGAGGCCGAATCTATGCAGAAGGATATGCGGAACTTGTTGCGCGCGGTGCAATTGCGTTCCTCCGGGTACTTCCGGCAACTATGAATTCTGCCCTTGCTATTTCAACATGACCACTCATGGCGGAGCTCGAAAGTGCCCTTAA
- the LOC124914237 gene encoding snakin-2, producing the protein MNNENGLDCGSACVVRCQMSSRPNLCTRICGTCCARCNCVPPGTSGNYEFCPCYFNMTTHGGARKCP; encoded by the coding sequence ATGAATAATGAAAATGGTTTAGATTGTGGATCGGCTTGTGTTGTGAGATGTCAAATGTCATCAAGGCCGAATCTATGCACAAGGATATGCGGGACTTGTTGTGCGCGGTGCAATTGCGTTCCTCCGGGCACTTCCGGCAACTATGAATTCTGCCCTTGCTATTTCAACATGACCACTCATGGAGGAGCTCGAAAGTGCCCTTAA